Sequence from the Symbiopectobacterium purcellii genome:
GAACAAGGTACGGTTGAGCAAATTTTCGCGCATCCGGAGCACCCTTATACTCAAGCCTTGTTGGCCGCAGTGCCGAAGCTGGGCGATATGCGTGACAGCGCCTGGCCGCGTCGTTTCCCGCTGCTGGGACAACAGCAATCCAGCGATAGCGAACAGAAAACGGCGCGCTATGACGCAGAGCCGCTGCTGGACATCCGTGGTTTGCGCGTCTACTACCCGATCCGCAGCGGTATTTTCTCCGCGGTTACGCACCGCGTACATGCCGTCGAACAGATTGATTTTTGCGTGTGGCCCGGCGAAACCCTGGCGATTGTCGGGGAGAGCGGCTGTGGAAAATCCACCACTGGGCGCGCACTGCTGCGCCTGATTCAGAGCGAATCAGAAAGTATTCTGTTTCAGGGCAATGAAATCTCCCTGATGGACGATCGCGCTTTTTTGCCGTTGCGCCGCGAAATCCAAATGGTTTTCCAAGACCCGTATGCGTCATTGAACCCGCGCTTAACCGTCGGTTTCACCATTGCTGAACCGCTGCTGCTGCACGGGCTGGCCCGATCGCTGGAGGACGCAACGCCCCGCGTGCAGGAACTGCTGAAAAGCGTCGGACTACCTCCCGAACACGCCCGTCGCTATCCGCACGAGTTTTCCGGCGGCCAGCGCCAACGTATCGCTATCGCCCGCGCCATGGCACTGCAACCTCAGGTCATTATTGCTGACGAAGCCGTCTCCGCACTGGATGTCTCGATTCAGGATCAGGTGGTAAACCTGATGATGGATCTGCAACAAAAAACCGGCGTGTCATGGATTTTCATTTCTCACGATATGGCCGTGGTCGAACGCATCGCCAACCGCGTTGCCGTGATGTATCTCGGTCAGATTGTGGAAATCGGTCCGCGCCAGGCGGTGTTCAATAACCCTCAGCATCCTTATACGCAGCGTTTGCTGGCTTCGGTGCCGATTGCCGACCCTCAACAACGCAGCGTGCGCCAGTTTGATGACAGCGAGATCCCTTCCCCGCTGCGCAAGGCAGGCGAAGAGGTCAATAAAATGACCTATCGCGAAGTCGGCCCACACCACTGGGTCGCCAACGACAGTCATTGATGAAACGCATTGATGAATAAGCCGTTTTAAACAACAACAACGACAACCCATTCACAACCGGGAGACACAACATGAAGCCACTACGATATCGTTCCGCGCTGGCCCTCGGGCTTTCACTCTGTCTGGCCGCTGCGGCTCAGGCTCAAGATCTGCGCATCTCTATCTATGCCGATATTACCGGGCTCGACCCGCACGACACCTCAGATACCCTGAGCTACTCCATCCAGAGCGGTATCTTTGAGCGCCTGTTCCAGTTTGATAACCAAATGAAACTGTTACCGCGTCTGGCAACCGGATACACCAGCAATGACGATGCAACCGAGTTTGTGGTCACGCTGCGCGACGGCATCACCTTCCAGGACGGCGCGCCCTTTAATGCCGAAGCGGTCAAAGCCAACCTGGATCGCCTGGCCGATCAGAGCAAAGGCTTAAAGCGTAATAGCCTGTTCAATATGGTAAAAACTGTCACCGTGCTGTCTCCGACACAGGTGAAGATTGAACTGAATAAATCATTCGGTGCT
This genomic interval carries:
- a CDS encoding ABC transporter ATP-binding protein, whose amino-acid sequence is MTQLAQATPNPASAPPQTALPVLEIDDLSVSFSGRSGKHVALKSVSFSVNKGEIVAIVGESGSGKSVTSLAAMGLLAGSAAIERGSMHFHSRHGQRHDLLNMKEDDRRQLRGRDMAMIFQEPMTSLNPVLKVGDQLTEALRDHQLCDTATAHKKARELLRKVRIADVDRVMKSYPASLSGGMRQRVMIAQALVCEPQLLIADEPTTALDVTVQARILHILRDLQQQSDTAVLFITHDMGVVAEIADRVVVMYRGEVVEQGTVEQIFAHPEHPYTQALLAAVPKLGDMRDSAWPRRFPLLGQQQSSDSEQKTARYDAEPLLDIRGLRVYYPIRSGIFSAVTHRVHAVEQIDFCVWPGETLAIVGESGCGKSTTGRALLRLIQSESESILFQGNEISLMDDRAFLPLRREIQMVFQDPYASLNPRLTVGFTIAEPLLLHGLARSLEDATPRVQELLKSVGLPPEHARRYPHEFSGGQRQRIAIARAMALQPQVIIADEAVSALDVSIQDQVVNLMMDLQQKTGVSWIFISHDMAVVERIANRVAVMYLGQIVEIGPRQAVFNNPQHPYTQRLLASVPIADPQQRSVRQFDDSEIPSPLRKAGEEVNKMTYREVGPHHWVANDSH